A window of the Mus pahari chromosome 1, PAHARI_EIJ_v1.1, whole genome shotgun sequence genome harbors these coding sequences:
- the LOC110329926 gene encoding zinc finger protein 59: MLETYSNLVAVVGSCISKPALIILLEQEKEPWTAVKEGTDRPSPDLEADYDAENIFPPNHINNRKFSKHSIKQLSRTFDFKGSWFSNGPNYSTVQGLQDSQSDAGQQITNKEGMPPYTCQTLAHNPEKAYECKECGKCFGCSSTLTQHQSIHTGEKPYECKECGKAFRLPQQLTRHQKSHSGEKPFNQNEGGQTFQHPNLLKYHKTIHTGTKPFECRECGKSFNRVSSLVEHGLIHADVKPYECNECGKAFKRHRSFVRHQKIHSGERPFQCKDCGKGFIVLAHLTRHQSSHSEEKPFECEECGKKFRTARHLVKHQRIHSGEKPFECNICGSAFRLQLYLSEHQKTHMEEKYLECNVCGKAFRLQVYLSEHLKTHTEENPFKCKLCGSAFPNKYQLNKHLTIHTDGKPYQCKECGKCFRQRSKLTEHESIHTGKKPFQCEECGKFFRLNTLLIHHQKSHSGEKPFECKECGKAFLLPSQLNSHKIVHTSKRPFECKVCGKSFKRESNLIQHGAVHAGVKSYECSECGKAFIHRSSLFHHRKIHSDEKPFKCQECGKAFVVLAYLIQHQSIHSREKPFECELCGSAFRCKSQLNKHLRIHTDVKLFQCVED; the protein is encoded by the coding sequence atttgGAGGCAGATTATGATGCTGAAAATATATTCCCCCCAAATCAtattaataatagaaaatttTCCAAACACAGCATAAAGCAATTAAGTAGAACTTTTGACTTCAAGGGTTCCTGGTTTAGTAATGGCCCCAACTATAGTACAGTCCAGGGACTACAGGATTCTCAAAGTGATGCTGGTCAACAGATTACTAATAAGGAAGGAATGCCTCCTTATACCTGCCAGACTCTTGCTCACAATCCAGAAAAGGCATATGAGTGTAAAGAGTGTGGGAAGTGCTTCGGTTGTAGTTCAACTCTCACTCAGCATCAGAGTatccacactggagagaagccctatgagtgtaaggagtgtgggaaggccttcagaCTCCCCCAACAGCTCACAAGACATCAGAAGTCTCACAGCGGTGAGAAACCTTTCAATCAAAATGAAGGCGGACAGACTTTTCAACATCCCAACCTGCTCAAGTACCATAAAACCATTCATACAGGTACAAAACCATTTGAATGCAGGGAATGTGGGAAGTCCTTCAACCGTGTCTCCAGCCTTGTTGAACATGGGCTTATTCATGCTGATGTGAAACCATATGAATGTaatgagtgtgggaaagcctttaaaCGACACAGAAGTTTTGTGCGCCATCAGAAAATCCATTCTGGTGAGAGACCTTTTCAGTgtaaggattgtgggaagggctTCATTGTTCTTGCTCACCTCACTCGGCACCAGAGCAGTCATAGTGAAGAGAAGCCATTTGAATGTGAGGAATGTGGCAAGAAATTCAGAACTGCCAGACACCTTGTTAAGCACCAGCGCATTCATAGCGGCGAGAAACCCTTCGAATGTAACATATGTGGGAGTGCTTTCCGGCTCCAACTATACCTTTCTGAGCATCAGAAAACTCACATGGAAGAGAAATACTTGGAATGCAATGTGTGTGGCAAGGCTTTTCGGCTTCAGGTATACCTTTCTGAGCATCTGAAAACTCACACTGAAGAGAATCCTTTCAAATGTAAGCTCTGTGGTTCAGCCTTCCCAAATAAATACCAACTTAATAAACATCTCACAATTCATACTGATGGGAAGCCCTATCAGTGCAAGGAATGTGGGAAATGCTTTCGTCAAAGGTCCAAATTAACTGAACATGAGAGCATTCACACTGGGAAGAAACCCTTCCAGTGTGAAGAATGTGGGAAGTTCTTTAGACTTAATACACTTCTTATTCATCATCAGAAGTCTCACAGTGGTGAGAAACCTTTTGAATGTAAAGAATGTGGAAAggctttccttcttcccagtcAACTTAATAGCCATAAAATTGTTCATACAAGTAAAAGACCCTTTGAATGCAAAGTATGTGGGAAATCCTTCAAGCGTGAATCCAATCTCATTCAACATGGCGCTGTTCATGCTGGTGTGAAATCATATGAATGCAGTGAGTGTGGGAAAGCTTTTATTCACCGCTCAAGCCTGTTCCATCATCGGAAAATTCATTCTGATGAGAAACCTTTTAAGTGTCAGGAGTGTGGAAAGGCCTTCGTTGTTCTGGCGTACCTCATTCAGCATCAGAGCATTCATTCTAGAGAGAAACCATTCGAATGTGAGCTGTGTGGGTCAGCTTTCAGATGTAAGTCCCAACTCAATAAACATCTGAGAATTCATACTGATGTGAAACTCTTTCAGTGTGTGGAAGATTGA